A single Sphingomonas sp. IW22 DNA region contains:
- a CDS encoding chemotaxis protein CheB, which produces MTAQPASGAVSDRRPADVLIVDDSIVARAVLRRIIESDPRYRVAGAVGDATAAINFLARDHADVVLLDIEMPGQSGLAALPEILAAGRGAQVLIVSSTCATGVEATVCALALGAADTLVKPGAGVLAGRFAELLHERLARLAEARCMVERPVLRSTPLPRVRREAPRVLAIGASTGGIHALGQMLAEIDAACDAPMLVTQHLPAAFMPYFARQFAQLAGRPCFVAEDRMRIRPGHAYIAPGDAHLTCVAITDGQSIRLERRRSDSGCSPSADPMFASVGEVFGAGALAIVLSGMGRDGVIGAQRLIDCGGALIAQDRASSVVWGMPGAVVEKGLAEAVLPPDAIGRAVRARFADAIS; this is translated from the coding sequence ATGACCGCGCAGCCCGCATCGGGTGCGGTTTCGGACCGGCGTCCCGCCGACGTCCTGATCGTCGACGATTCGATCGTCGCACGCGCCGTGCTTCGCCGTATCATCGAAAGCGACCCGCGCTACCGCGTGGCCGGCGCGGTCGGGGACGCGACGGCGGCAATCAATTTCCTGGCCCGCGACCATGCCGATGTGGTTCTGCTCGACATCGAGATGCCTGGGCAGAGCGGGCTTGCGGCGCTTCCCGAAATTCTGGCGGCGGGCCGGGGGGCACAGGTTCTGATCGTTTCGTCGACCTGCGCGACCGGAGTCGAAGCAACGGTGTGTGCGCTGGCGCTGGGCGCAGCGGATACGCTGGTGAAGCCGGGCGCGGGGGTGCTGGCGGGTCGCTTCGCCGAATTGCTGCACGAACGGCTGGCGCGATTGGCCGAAGCGCGCTGCATGGTCGAGCGGCCGGTATTGCGCAGCACGCCGCTGCCCCGCGTCCGGCGAGAGGCGCCGCGCGTGCTGGCCATCGGGGCATCGACCGGCGGCATCCACGCACTGGGCCAGATGCTGGCCGAAATCGACGCCGCCTGTGATGCGCCTATGCTGGTGACGCAGCATCTGCCGGCGGCGTTCATGCCCTATTTCGCGCGACAATTCGCGCAACTGGCCGGACGCCCCTGTTTCGTGGCGGAGGATCGGATGCGCATCCGTCCGGGCCACGCCTATATCGCGCCGGGCGACGCGCACCTGACCTGTGTGGCAATCACCGACGGCCAGAGCATCCGGCTGGAGCGACGGCGTTCGGACAGCGGCTGTTCGCCCTCTGCCGACCCGATGTTCGCCAGCGTGGGCGAAGTATTTGGGGCGGGTGCGCTGGCGATCGTGTTGAGCGGCATGGGGCGCGACGGCGTGATCGGGGCGCAACGCCTGATCGACTGCGGCGGTGCGCTGATCGCGCAGGACCGAGCCAGCAGCGTCGTCTGGGGCATGCCGGGCGCGGTGGTGGAAAAGGGGCTGGCGGAGGCGGTGCTGCCGCCTGACGCCATCGGCCGCGCCGTCCGCGCGCGCTTTGCGGACGCGATTTCGTGA
- a CDS encoding PleD family two-component system response regulator, which translates to MKSCLVVDDSKVIRKVARHILEGLSFNVREAADGREALDACLESAPDVVLLDWNMPVMSGMDFLRALRETQMENKPKVVFCTTENGMAHIRAAIEAGADEYVMKPFDRETLQSKLQIVGMA; encoded by the coding sequence ATGAAAAGCTGTCTGGTGGTCGACGATTCAAAGGTGATCCGCAAGGTCGCGCGGCACATCCTTGAAGGGCTGTCGTTCAATGTGCGCGAAGCGGCGGATGGCCGGGAGGCGCTGGACGCTTGCCTTGAATCAGCGCCCGACGTCGTGCTGCTCGACTGGAACATGCCGGTGATGAGCGGCATGGATTTCCTGCGGGCCCTTCGCGAAACGCAGATGGAGAACAAGCCAAAGGTCGTGTTCTGCACCACCGAAAACGGCATGGCCCATATCCGCGCCGCGATCGAAGCGGGTGCCGACGAATATGTGATGAAGCCGTTCGACCGCGAAACGCTGCAGTCGAAGCTTCAGATCGTGGGCATGGCGTGA
- a CDS encoding chemotaxis protein CheW: protein MSCLYLLAQVAGHPVAIESAAVESVVDLGEVTPTPLAARHVLGLATLRSRVVTVLDTAGALAGEAGGGVPRRAIVSQIDGHHYAFAVDALDDVAEFTPRPLAAGVTLPGEWARATRAVIDRDGEAALVIDLAALVPGLQQMSSD, encoded by the coding sequence ATGAGCTGCCTGTATCTGCTCGCACAGGTTGCCGGCCATCCCGTGGCCATCGAATCCGCCGCCGTCGAATCGGTCGTGGACCTGGGCGAAGTGACGCCGACGCCGCTCGCCGCACGCCACGTGCTGGGCCTTGCCACGCTGCGCAGCCGGGTGGTGACGGTGCTGGACACCGCGGGCGCTCTGGCCGGTGAAGCGGGGGGCGGCGTGCCCCGGCGCGCCATCGTCTCGCAGATCGACGGGCATCATTATGCCTTTGCCGTCGATGCATTGGACGATGTGGCTGAATTCACGCCCCGGCCGCTGGCCGCCGGTGTCACGCTGCCCGGCGAATGGGCCCGGGCAACGCGTGCGGTGATCGACCGCGACGGCGAAGCGGCGCTGGTGATCGACCTGGCCGCGCTGGTCCCCGGCCTTCAGCAAATGTCGAGCGATTAA
- a CDS encoding chemotaxis protein CheA — MDDLLQEFIAETRETAEALAGEIVAWEAAPDDRARLDAIFRFVHTVKGSCGFLDLPRLERLAHAAEDTLAQVRDGRRVPDARLVNAVLAIVDRIGEIVDAIDSGTSLDDGSDDLLIAALDPAAAMLALAGSPPPAERAGPVVVRSPSRSVRLGVDLLDRMMSGMSEMVLARNELARRMRAGDVDPTAEAALERLSATVADMRETVTRTRMQKIEMLFSALPRLVRDTAASLDKRVALSVEGSDVELDREMIEVMRDPLVHIIRNSIDHGLEDPAARRAAGKPETGHLTVAARQAGNQIVVEVTDDGRGIDTERLIAKLVRNGRDEGSLRALPERDRLALIFEPGLSTKDDVSSISGRGVGMDVVRSAIEAIGGRVELDSTPGRGLRIAIRVPLTLSILPTIIVGVGEQCFAVPRGVIEEIVALGGQGVRIERLGGRMVATVRERRLPVVPFGALLGLSAGDREPDMLIIANIGVGAFVLGVDEVLDHEELVIKPAAPAVMAAGVYAGQTLPDSGRPMLLVDCAGVANVAGLSFRREDGPVAVAEEEVEAPGLSLLTFQDLDGVRRALPLAAVDRIETAQPPQVYRTGGRLRLLIDNRLVPLATHATIPDRSFAVLRLRDGDAELAYAIKEASDIVTIPAEQAPPAAPGAIAGVVLVDGEPVELLDALWLFTTHGEVGDIKRQPLCVLDEGDGGWMSTFLAPMLRGAGWRVAAHAGAETPDVVIRLDADDDTPPPTGAALVRLASDPGKAAATGAIHRYDREGLLAAVGARLERVR, encoded by the coding sequence ATGGACGACCTGTTGCAGGAATTCATCGCGGAGACACGCGAAACGGCCGAGGCATTGGCCGGGGAAATCGTCGCGTGGGAAGCCGCGCCCGACGACCGCGCGCGGCTGGACGCCATTTTCCGCTTTGTCCACACGGTCAAGGGAAGCTGCGGTTTCCTGGATCTGCCGCGGCTTGAGCGGCTGGCCCACGCCGCCGAAGACACGCTGGCGCAGGTTCGCGACGGTCGCCGTGTGCCCGACGCGCGGCTGGTCAACGCGGTGCTGGCGATCGTCGACCGGATCGGCGAGATCGTCGATGCGATCGACAGCGGAACCTCGCTCGACGATGGCAGCGACGACCTGTTGATCGCCGCGCTAGACCCGGCGGCAGCAATGCTGGCGTTGGCCGGTTCGCCGCCGCCTGCGGAACGGGCGGGACCGGTAGTGGTTCGCAGCCCTTCGCGAAGCGTCCGGCTGGGTGTCGATCTGCTCGACCGGATGATGAGCGGCATGTCCGAAATGGTGCTGGCGCGAAACGAACTCGCGCGCCGGATGCGGGCGGGCGATGTCGACCCCACGGCGGAGGCCGCGCTGGAACGCCTGTCCGCCACGGTCGCGGATATGCGCGAAACCGTGACGCGGACCCGCATGCAAAAGATCGAGATGCTGTTCTCGGCCTTGCCGCGGCTGGTGCGCGACACTGCGGCCAGCCTGGACAAGCGCGTCGCCTTGTCGGTGGAGGGCAGCGACGTCGAGCTGGACCGCGAAATGATCGAGGTGATGCGCGATCCGCTGGTCCACATCATCCGCAATTCGATTGACCACGGGCTCGAAGATCCGGCCGCTCGGCGCGCGGCGGGCAAGCCGGAAACCGGGCATCTGACGGTCGCCGCGCGACAGGCGGGCAATCAGATCGTCGTGGAAGTGACCGATGACGGACGCGGCATCGACACCGAAAGGCTGATTGCCAAGCTGGTCAGGAATGGCCGCGACGAAGGTTCACTGCGCGCGCTGCCGGAACGGGACCGGCTGGCGCTGATCTTCGAACCGGGCCTGTCGACCAAGGACGATGTGTCGTCGATTTCCGGGCGCGGCGTTGGCATGGACGTGGTGCGCTCTGCGATCGAGGCGATCGGGGGCCGGGTGGAGCTGGACAGTACGCCGGGCCGGGGCCTGCGGATTGCAATCCGCGTACCGCTGACACTGTCCATTCTGCCGACGATCATCGTCGGCGTTGGTGAACAGTGTTTCGCCGTGCCGCGCGGCGTGATCGAGGAGATTGTTGCGCTGGGCGGGCAGGGTGTGCGGATCGAACGGCTTGGCGGGCGGATGGTCGCCACCGTGCGCGAACGCCGCCTGCCGGTGGTGCCCTTCGGCGCGCTCCTGGGTTTGTCGGCGGGCGACCGGGAGCCGGACATGCTGATCATCGCCAACATCGGCGTCGGCGCGTTCGTGCTGGGCGTGGACGAAGTGCTGGACCATGAGGAACTGGTGATCAAGCCGGCGGCCCCGGCCGTGATGGCGGCGGGGGTCTATGCCGGGCAGACGCTGCCCGACAGCGGACGGCCGATGCTGCTGGTCGATTGCGCCGGGGTGGCGAACGTCGCGGGCCTGAGTTTCCGGCGAGAGGACGGGCCGGTCGCGGTTGCAGAGGAAGAGGTCGAAGCGCCGGGCCTGTCACTGCTGACCTTCCAGGATCTGGACGGGGTGCGCCGCGCGCTGCCGCTGGCGGCCGTCGACCGGATCGAAACCGCGCAGCCGCCACAGGTATACCGCACCGGCGGTCGCCTGCGGCTGTTGATCGACAACCGGCTGGTGCCGCTGGCCACCCATGCGACGATTCCTGACCGATCCTTTGCCGTGCTGCGCCTGCGCGACGGCGATGCGGAGCTGGCCTATGCCATCAAGGAGGCGAGCGACATCGTCACGATCCCGGCCGAACAGGCACCACCCGCCGCGCCGGGCGCGATTGCCGGGGTCGTGCTGGTTGACGGGGAGCCGGTCGAATTGCTCGACGCGCTGTGGCTATTCACGACCCATGGTGAGGTGGGCGACATCAAGCGTCAGCCGCTGTGCGTGCTGGACGAGGGGGATGGCGGCTGGATGTCCACCTTCCTGGCGCCGATGCTTCGCGGCGCGGGTTGGCGCGTAGCGGCCCATGCCGGGGCGGAGACACCCGATGTTGTGATCCGTCTGGACGCCGATGACGATACGCCCCCGCCGACCGGCGCTGCGCTGGTCCGGCTGGCCAGCGACCCCGGCAAGGCGGCCGCCACCGGGGCCATCCACCGATATGATCGCGAAGGCTTGCTGGCGGCAGTCGGCGCCCGGCTGGAGCGTGTACGATGA
- a CDS encoding histidine phosphotransferase family protein, which translates to MALPTSPTEFASLLCSRLCHDLLSPVGALNNGLELLADEHDPEMRARCIELLVESARASANKLKFFRLAFGAAGGFGEMVDTREACAAIEGLFADNQRLQLGWLVEVGQLPKPAIKVLLNLALIAGDALVRGGRLDVGAEAGGGRVEIVVRADGPRIVLDPELRTALDGSGASGPLTPRSAAAHLVRQLVDEGGGTLQVSPAEAEVLLFGVHFAAK; encoded by the coding sequence ATGGCGTTGCCGACCAGTCCGACCGAATTCGCCAGCCTGTTATGTTCGCGCCTGTGCCACGACCTGCTCAGCCCGGTCGGGGCACTGAACAACGGGCTTGAGCTGCTTGCCGATGAACATGATCCTGAAATGCGCGCCCGCTGCATCGAGCTGCTGGTGGAAAGCGCGCGCGCATCCGCCAACAAGCTGAAATTCTTTCGCCTCGCCTTTGGTGCGGCGGGCGGGTTTGGCGAAATGGTTGACACGCGGGAGGCATGCGCCGCGATCGAGGGGCTGTTTGCCGACAATCAGCGGCTGCAATTGGGTTGGCTGGTCGAGGTGGGGCAGTTGCCCAAGCCCGCGATCAAGGTGCTGCTGAACCTGGCGCTGATCGCCGGCGACGCGCTGGTGCGCGGCGGGCGGCTGGATGTTGGTGCGGAGGCCGGGGGCGGCCGGGTGGAGATTGTCGTGCGCGCCGATGGGCCGCGAATCGTCCTCGACCCCGAACTGCGCACCGCACTGGACGGCTCTGGCGCGTCGGGGCCGCTGACGCCCCGGTCGGCGGCGGCGCATCTGGTGCGCCAGCTGGTCGATGAAGGCGGCGGCACGCTTCAGGTTTCGCCGGCGGAGGCCGAAGTATTGCTGTTCGGCGTGCATTTCGCCGCCAAATAA
- a CDS encoding Mov34/MPN/PAD-1 family protein, with protein sequence MADVMISRAAVDCIHRAAAAAHPQEACGLLLGRGAHVIHATIAANVASSPATRFEIDPAHLLAAHRAARGGRPAIIGYWHSHPTGMAWPSSTDAAMADADGRLWAILGGGTLSLFRAVPDGDVLGRFVAVPWLPGVD encoded by the coding sequence GTGGCTGATGTGATGATTTCAAGGGCGGCGGTCGACTGCATCCATCGTGCGGCTGCCGCCGCCCACCCGCAGGAGGCGTGCGGCCTGCTGCTGGGGCGGGGTGCGCACGTCATCCACGCGACCATCGCGGCCAATGTCGCGTCCTCACCCGCCACCCGGTTCGAGATCGATCCCGCGCATCTGCTGGCCGCGCATCGTGCGGCGCGTGGCGGCAGGCCGGCCATTATCGGCTATTGGCACTCGCACCCGACCGGCATGGCATGGCCGTCGTCGACCGATGCTGCGATGGCCGACGCCGATGGCAGGCTGTGGGCCATTCTGGGCGGAGGCACGCTGTCGCTGTTCCGTGCGGTCCCAGACGGGGATGTGCTTGGGCGGTTCGTCGCGGTCCCATGGTTACCGGGCGTGGATTGA
- a CDS encoding RluA family pseudouridine synthase: MSRGVSTIDATIAPAANGWRLDRALADAVPSLSRERLKALIASGAVIGADGPARDPARKAVAGASFRVEVPEPRPAHNEAQAIELNIAFEDEHLIVVDKPAGLVVHPAAGNLDGTLVNALLHHCAGELSGIGGVARPGIVHRIDKDTSGLIVAAKHDRAHEGLARQFKAHSIDRRYQAIVGGVPVAGKGTVDARLARSTANRKKIAVVQGDAGKHAVTHWRLVQPLREAALVECRLETGRTHQVRVHMASIGHPLLGDPVYGRTKAAHRAVLETLGFRRQALHAARLGFIHPVTSTALSFESRMPGDMQELFNQLVV; this comes from the coding sequence ATGAGCCGGGGGGTTTCCACTATAGACGCAACGATCGCGCCCGCCGCCAATGGGTGGCGGCTGGACCGTGCGCTTGCGGACGCGGTGCCCAGCCTGTCGCGCGAACGGCTGAAGGCGTTGATCGCGTCCGGCGCGGTCATCGGCGCCGACGGCCCTGCACGCGATCCAGCGCGAAAGGCTGTGGCGGGCGCATCCTTCCGCGTCGAAGTGCCCGAACCGCGCCCCGCCCATAATGAAGCGCAAGCGATCGAGCTGAACATCGCGTTCGAGGATGAGCATCTGATCGTCGTCGACAAGCCGGCCGGGCTGGTGGTGCATCCTGCCGCCGGCAATCTGGACGGCACATTGGTCAACGCGCTGCTCCACCATTGCGCCGGCGAGCTGTCGGGGATCGGCGGCGTCGCGCGGCCCGGCATCGTTCATCGCATCGACAAGGATACGTCCGGCCTGATCGTTGCGGCCAAGCATGACCGCGCGCATGAGGGCCTAGCAAGGCAGTTCAAGGCGCACAGCATCGACCGCCGCTATCAGGCGATCGTTGGCGGCGTGCCGGTGGCGGGCAAGGGCACGGTCGACGCCCGGCTGGCCCGATCAACCGCCAATCGCAAGAAGATCGCGGTCGTTCAGGGCGATGCCGGCAAACATGCCGTCACTCACTGGCGCCTGGTCCAGCCACTGCGCGAAGCCGCGCTGGTCGAATGTCGGCTGGAAACCGGCCGCACTCATCAGGTGCGGGTCCATATGGCGTCCATCGGCCACCCACTGCTTGGCGACCCGGTTTATGGCAGGACCAAGGCCGCGCACCGTGCCGTGCTGGAAACGCTGGGTTTCAGGCGCCAGGCGTTGCATGCTGCCCGGCTTGGGTTCATCCATCCTGTCACAAGCACCGCTTTGTCGTTCGAAAGCAGGATGCCGGGCGACATGCAGGAACTGTTTAACCAGCTTGTCGTATAG
- the rpoH gene encoding RNA polymerase sigma factor RpoH, with protein sequence MASGSNVPATIPALGGEASLNRYLSEIKKFPILSPEQEYMLAKRFQDHGDTEAAAQLVTSHLRLVAKIAMGYRGYGLPVSELISEGNIGLMQGVKKFEPDRGFRLATYAMWWIRASIQEFILRSWSLVKMGTTAAQKKLFFNLRRMKAKLDAFEDGDLRPEDVAKIAKDLGVTEDEVTSMNRRMAMGGDTSLNVPMREDSESQWQDWLADDEPLQDQRVAEAQEADVRHTMLVEAMDDLNEREKHILTERRLTDDPKTLEELSQVYGVSRERVRQIEVRAFEKLQKAMMRLAGEKRLLALS encoded by the coding sequence ATGGCCAGCGGTAGCAACGTCCCGGCGACGATCCCGGCGCTTGGCGGCGAAGCGAGCCTCAACCGCTATCTGTCCGAGATCAAGAAGTTTCCGATCCTCAGCCCCGAGCAGGAATATATGCTCGCCAAGCGGTTTCAGGATCACGGCGACACGGAAGCGGCGGCACAGCTTGTCACCTCTCACCTGCGGCTCGTTGCCAAGATCGCCATGGGCTATCGCGGCTATGGCCTCCCCGTGTCCGAGTTGATCTCGGAGGGGAATATCGGCCTGATGCAGGGCGTGAAGAAGTTCGAGCCGGATCGCGGCTTCCGCCTTGCGACCTATGCCATGTGGTGGATCCGCGCCTCGATCCAGGAATTCATCCTGCGCAGCTGGTCGCTGGTGAAGATGGGCACGACCGCGGCCCAGAAGAAGCTGTTCTTCAACCTGCGCCGCATGAAGGCCAAGCTGGACGCGTTCGAGGACGGCGACCTGCGGCCTGAAGATGTGGCGAAGATCGCCAAGGATCTGGGCGTCACCGAGGATGAGGTGACCAGCATGAACCGCCGCATGGCGATGGGCGGCGACACGTCGCTCAATGTGCCGATGCGGGAGGATTCGGAGAGCCAGTGGCAGGATTGGCTGGCCGATGACGAGCCGCTTCAGGACCAGCGCGTCGCGGAAGCTCAGGAAGCCGATGTGCGCCACACCATGCTGGTAGAGGCGATGGACGACCTGAACGAGCGTGAGAAGCACATCCTGACCGAACGCCGCCTGACCGACGATCCCAAGACGCTGGAGGAGTTGAGCCAAGTCTATGGCGTCAGCCGCGAGCGCGTCCGCCAGATCGAAGTGCGTGCGTTTGAAAAGCTGCAAAAGGCGATGATGCGGCTGGCGGGCGAAAAGCGGCTGCTGGCGCTGAGCTGA